A genomic segment from Bacillus cereus G9842 encodes:
- a CDS encoding M36 family metallopeptidase — protein sequence MFNKKMVAMAMTVPLVMGTISTVSALEKQQQVKLEAYSPQKKATEYLKENAAQYGLKADLSDLQYISTTETSVASYVRFQQVVNGAPVFSKQITVTLNGEGKGVLAVSDYQPVTGVKEVTTKISEKDAIQKSMAYVGEASEQNLWAPTEKEFGYIVEEGMARPVYKVVVHSNNPFGAWETFIDAENGKLIKKVDINRKAEGSGKVFLPNPVVSSGSKVGLKDNNDADSTALTNQLKTVTLKGLDGTGFLIGEYVTISSKAKTKSTNLQFNYTRANDSFEDVMSYYHIDTLQRYIQGLGFKNINNRSIKVNVNGTTDDNSFYSPSTKALTFGTGGVDDAEDAGIIAHEYGHSIQDNQVPGFGSSAEGGAMGEGFGDFLGATYEDAVSTTGYGKACVGEWDATAYSSSDPTCLRRLDTNKVYPKDITNEVHDDGEIWAQGQYEMAQAFGRDVATKIILQSHWSLTPNSKFSDGAKAIKQADALLYGGQHAADIDRIWAARGISTN from the coding sequence ATGTTTAATAAAAAAATGGTGGCAATGGCAATGACTGTGCCGTTAGTAATGGGGACGATTTCTACGGTTTCGGCATTGGAAAAACAACAGCAAGTAAAGTTAGAAGCTTATTCGCCACAGAAAAAAGCAACTGAATATTTAAAAGAAAATGCTGCGCAGTATGGATTGAAGGCAGACCTTTCAGACTTGCAATATATTTCTACAACAGAAACGTCAGTAGCTTCATATGTTAGGTTCCAACAAGTTGTTAACGGTGCTCCTGTATTTTCAAAACAAATTACAGTTACTCTTAACGGAGAAGGAAAGGGAGTACTCGCTGTTTCTGATTATCAGCCTGTTACAGGTGTGAAGGAAGTAACGACAAAAATTAGTGAAAAAGATGCAATACAAAAATCAATGGCGTATGTTGGAGAAGCAAGTGAGCAAAACTTATGGGCTCCTACAGAGAAAGAATTCGGATATATTGTTGAAGAAGGAATGGCTCGTCCAGTATATAAAGTTGTAGTCCATTCTAATAATCCATTTGGTGCATGGGAAACATTTATTGATGCAGAAAATGGAAAGTTAATTAAAAAGGTTGATATAAACCGAAAAGCTGAAGGGTCAGGAAAAGTATTTTTACCTAACCCAGTAGTATCTAGCGGTAGTAAAGTAGGCTTAAAAGATAATAACGATGCAGATTCAACAGCTCTAACGAACCAACTGAAAACTGTTACGTTAAAAGGTTTAGATGGAACAGGATTTTTAATTGGAGAATATGTAACGATTTCTTCAAAAGCGAAAACAAAATCTACGAATTTACAATTTAACTATACACGTGCAAATGATAGCTTTGAAGATGTGATGTCGTATTATCATATCGATACATTACAGCGTTACATTCAAGGGTTAGGTTTTAAAAATATTAATAACCGTTCGATAAAAGTGAATGTTAATGGTACAACTGATGATAATTCATTCTATTCTCCATCAACAAAAGCTTTAACTTTCGGTACTGGCGGTGTTGATGATGCAGAAGATGCTGGTATTATCGCACATGAGTATGGGCATTCGATTCAAGATAACCAAGTTCCTGGCTTTGGTAGTTCAGCAGAAGGCGGAGCGATGGGAGAAGGATTTGGCGACTTCTTAGGTGCTACATATGAAGATGCAGTATCGACTACAGGATACGGAAAAGCATGTGTTGGAGAATGGGATGCGACAGCTTACTCTAGTTCAGATCCAACATGCTTACGCCGATTAGATACGAATAAAGTATATCCGAAAGATATAACGAATGAAGTGCATGATGATGGTGAAATTTGGGCACAAGGTCAATACGAAATGGCACAAGCTTTTGGCCGTGATGTAGCAACAAAAATCATTTTACAATCACACTGGTCATTAACACCAAACTCTAAATTCAGTGATGGAGCAAAAGCGATTAAGCAAGCAGATGCTCTTTTATATGGCGGACAACATGCTGCTGATATCGATCGTATTTGGGCAGCGAGAGGCATTAGTACGAATTAA
- the ileS gene encoding isoleucine--tRNA ligase: MKKVDVKESAVGRETRIRKQWNEQSIFEQSIQNREGAQSFVFYEGPPTANGLPHVGHALGRAIKDLVARYKTMAGYKVVRKAGWDTHGLPVELGVEKQLGISGKHEIEEYGIEPFIQKCKESVFTYEKQWREFTESIGYWVDMDDPYVTLENPYIESVWHILGTIHEKGLLYKGHRVSPYCPSCQTSLSSHEVAQGYKTVKDLSATVKFKVEDSENEYFLGWTTTPWTLPANVALAVHPNMEYVKAKQEGHVYIVAKERVQEVLKENYEVLSVHKGEELLNTSYTAPFPMKEVTNGYRVIAAEFVTADSGTGLVHIAPAYGEDDYRVVQSEGLSFLHVVDEKGEYTEAVPFLKGKFVKDCDVDIVRYLAKEGLLYHKEKYEHSYPHCWRCDSPLLYYAGESWLIRTTAIKDTFLQNNDSVTWYPDHMKHGRFGKFLENMVDWNISRNRYWGTPLNVWECESCDHQFAPKSIAKLRKHSTKETPEDLELHKPYVDEVQVCCEKCGGTMNRTPEVIDVWFDSGSMPFAQYHYPFENKELFEEQFPADVIAEGIDQTRGWFYSLLAVSALYTGKVPYKRVLSLGHVLDEEGQKMSKSKGNALDPVDLVDKFGADALRWALLVDSAPWNAKRFSERTVLEAKSKFVDTLVNVYSFYVLYANLDEYNPKETYDVKRTKLDEWVLSRLHSTTKKVRTALDDYQFTNVAREIAALVDEVSNWYVRRSRNRFWESGMNAEKAAAYETLHEVLVTISKLIAPFTPFVAEDIHLNLEGSSVHLADYPVVNESLLQPKLEAEMDAVLQVVELGRSNRNQHSLKVKQPLAELVLLEHNENDMDWESYRDIVMDELNVKAFHVELDETKYTSYQLKLNFKTAGPKFGKNVNAVNGWLKQLSQEEVQNFVSTGRAVYEATPGEEVVVTAEDVLVEKVAKSGFSNTTNGQYTVMLDTNVTEELLQEGVAREFIRAVQEYRKQLNLPVNLRVDVILDTEVELQRTLTNHKDLLEENLLVKQFTFGHLTNKDDELSLGETKLRIKLSAAN, from the coding sequence ATGAAGAAAGTAGATGTAAAAGAGTCAGCTGTAGGGAGAGAAACACGTATTCGTAAGCAGTGGAACGAACAAAGCATTTTTGAACAATCAATTCAGAATCGAGAAGGCGCGCAATCGTTTGTGTTTTATGAAGGGCCACCAACGGCGAACGGTTTACCACACGTCGGCCATGCACTTGGTCGGGCAATTAAAGATTTAGTAGCAAGATATAAAACGATGGCTGGTTATAAAGTAGTAAGAAAAGCAGGATGGGATACACACGGTTTACCTGTAGAACTAGGTGTTGAGAAGCAACTTGGTATTTCTGGTAAACATGAGATCGAAGAATATGGTATTGAACCATTTATTCAAAAGTGTAAAGAGAGTGTTTTCACATATGAAAAGCAGTGGCGTGAATTCACTGAAAGTATTGGTTATTGGGTAGATATGGATGATCCATATGTAACTTTAGAGAATCCATATATCGAAAGTGTATGGCATATTTTGGGGACGATCCATGAAAAAGGATTGTTATATAAAGGACATAGAGTTTCACCATACTGCCCAAGCTGCCAAACCTCATTGAGCTCACATGAGGTTGCACAGGGGTATAAAACAGTAAAAGATTTAAGTGCAACTGTGAAGTTTAAAGTGGAAGATAGTGAAAATGAGTATTTCTTAGGTTGGACAACGACACCTTGGACACTTCCAGCAAACGTAGCGCTTGCTGTACATCCAAATATGGAATATGTTAAAGCAAAACAAGAAGGTCATGTATACATTGTTGCGAAAGAACGTGTACAAGAAGTATTAAAAGAAAACTATGAAGTATTATCTGTTCATAAAGGCGAAGAATTATTAAACACATCTTATACAGCGCCATTTCCGATGAAAGAAGTTACAAATGGTTACCGCGTTATCGCAGCAGAGTTTGTAACGGCAGATAGTGGTACAGGACTTGTTCATATTGCTCCAGCATATGGAGAGGACGATTATAGAGTTGTTCAAAGTGAAGGATTGTCATTCTTGCACGTTGTAGATGAAAAAGGTGAGTATACAGAAGCGGTACCATTTTTGAAAGGTAAATTTGTAAAAGATTGTGACGTTGACATTGTTCGTTATTTAGCGAAAGAAGGTTTACTATATCATAAAGAAAAATATGAACATAGCTATCCACATTGCTGGCGTTGTGATTCACCACTTCTTTATTATGCAGGAGAAAGTTGGTTAATCCGAACAACTGCAATTAAAGATACATTTTTACAAAATAATGATTCAGTTACTTGGTATCCGGATCATATGAAACATGGACGCTTTGGTAAGTTTTTAGAAAATATGGTGGACTGGAATATTAGCCGAAATAGATATTGGGGAACGCCATTAAACGTATGGGAATGTGAAAGTTGTGATCATCAGTTTGCGCCGAAAAGCATTGCCAAATTAAGAAAGCATAGTACGAAAGAAACACCGGAAGATTTAGAATTGCATAAGCCTTATGTAGATGAAGTTCAAGTCTGCTGCGAAAAATGCGGAGGCACAATGAATCGTACACCAGAAGTAATTGATGTTTGGTTTGATAGTGGTTCCATGCCATTTGCACAATATCATTACCCATTTGAAAATAAAGAGTTATTTGAAGAGCAGTTTCCAGCTGATGTTATTGCAGAGGGAATTGATCAAACACGCGGCTGGTTTTATAGTTTATTAGCAGTCTCAGCACTGTATACAGGAAAAGTACCGTATAAACGAGTGTTATCACTAGGGCATGTTTTAGATGAAGAAGGGCAGAAAATGTCTAAAAGTAAAGGGAATGCACTAGATCCAGTTGATTTAGTAGATAAGTTTGGTGCAGATGCGCTAAGATGGGCTTTACTTGTTGATAGTGCTCCGTGGAATGCGAAGCGTTTTTCTGAAAGAACCGTACTGGAAGCGAAATCTAAATTTGTAGATACATTAGTCAATGTGTATAGCTTCTACGTTTTATATGCAAATTTAGATGAGTATAACCCGAAAGAAACGTATGATGTAAAGCGTACGAAATTAGACGAATGGGTATTATCAAGATTGCATAGTACAACGAAAAAAGTGAGAACAGCACTTGATGATTATCAATTTACGAATGTAGCTCGTGAAATTGCAGCACTTGTAGATGAAGTGAGTAACTGGTATGTAAGACGCTCACGTAATCGTTTCTGGGAATCTGGTATGAACGCTGAAAAAGCTGCTGCGTATGAGACACTTCATGAAGTACTTGTAACAATTAGTAAATTAATTGCACCATTCACACCGTTTGTCGCGGAAGACATTCATCTTAATTTAGAAGGAAGTAGTGTTCATTTAGCTGATTATCCAGTTGTCAATGAATCACTACTTCAGCCGAAATTAGAAGCGGAAATGGATGCTGTTTTACAAGTTGTTGAACTTGGAAGAAGTAACCGTAATCAGCATTCTTTAAAAGTAAAACAGCCGCTAGCAGAACTTGTATTACTTGAGCATAACGAGAATGATATGGATTGGGAATCTTATCGTGATATCGTTATGGATGAGTTAAATGTAAAAGCGTTCCATGTTGAACTCGATGAAACAAAATACACATCATATCAATTGAAGCTTAATTTTAAAACAGCGGGGCCGAAGTTCGGTAAAAATGTGAATGCAGTGAATGGTTGGCTAAAACAATTATCACAAGAAGAAGTGCAAAACTTTGTATCAACAGGAAGAGCAGTTTACGAAGCAACACCAGGAGAAGAAGTAGTTGTAACTGCTGAAGATGTGTTAGTTGAGAAAGTTGCAAAATCAGGATTCTCTAATACGACTAACGGACAATACACAGTTATGTTAGATACGAATGTAACGGAAGAATTGTTACAAGAAGGAGTAGCGCGTGAATTCATTCGTGCGGTTCAAGAATATCGTAAACAGTTGAATTTACCAGTTAATTTACGAGTCGATGTTATTCTCGATACAGAAGTAGAGCTACAGCGAACGTTAACGAACCATAAAGATTTATTGGAAGAAAACTTACTCGTTAAACAATTTACATTTGGTCACTTAACGAACAAAGACGATGAACTTTCTTTAGGTGAGACAAAACTTAGAATTAAATTAAGTGCGGCTAATTAA